In the Candidatus Eisenbacteria bacterium genome, TCCTGGCGGCAAGCGTGAGGAGCGAGCGACGCATGGCACTCGATTCCCATCGACCGCCTGCAGGACTTGGGCGCGGGAGAGCCCGGGCGCTTCGGCGCCCGCCTTGGCATTCCATGGAGCTCGCGCCTGTTCTGCTCGCCTGCGCGGCGGTCTTCCTCGCTCCGATCCTCTCTCCAGCGGCGGCCGCTCGCCTGATCGGGATCCGGACTGGCAACCACGAAGGGCGCGCCCGGGTCGTCTTCGACCTGGACGAGAAGGTCCAATGCTCCCTGGCCCGCGTCGGGGAAGGAGAGGACTGGGAAGTCCTCCTCGCGGGGGTTTGTCCCTCGATCGACCCTCCCACTCTCGCGGCTCCCCATCCCCTGATCGTCTCGATCGACGGCCGATGCGAAGGGAGCACGATGCGGGTCGTCCTGCGGGGATCGAAGCGGGTCGATGCGGCCCCCCTGGAGTTGCCTCCCGGAGATGGCAGGTCGTTCCGATACGTGGTCGATCTCCGTCCGGCCGCGGAGGGGGTGAGGGGGGAGAATGTGGATGCCGATGCTCCGCCCCCCGTCGAGCGGAAGGAAACCAAGGAACAGGCGCCAACTCCTGAGCCCTCTCCTCGCCGGAGTGGACCGTGGCGCATCTTCGTCGATCCGGGCCACGGTGGCGCCGATCCCGGCGCCACCTATCGGGGCCTGCGCGAGAAGGAGATCGTCCTCGATGTCGCGCGCAGGGTGGCGAAGATCCTGAACGAGAAGGGGGGATTCGATGCCCGTCTTTCCAGGAGCGACGACCGCCTGATCCCCCTGAGACAGAGAATGCGGCTCGCCGAGGCGTTCGAGGCGGACGCATTCCTCAGCATCCACGCGAACGCATCGCGCAAGAGCATGGCCATCGGCGTCGAAGTCTTCTTCCTGTCGCTGGGAAGCGCGTCGGACGAGGCGTCGCGCGAGGTGGCTCGGCTCGAGAACGAGGCCGACCCCGACTATGTCGTCGTGGAGGACTCCCTGCTGAAGGGGATCCCCTTCGGCTTCGATCTGCGCCAATCGGATACCCTGCGGCGCAGCAGCAGGCTCTCGGAGTCGATCCTCACGGCCGTCGAGTCGTCCGGGCTCGCGGCCAGCCGCGGCGTCAAGCAGGCCGGCTTCGCCGTCCTGAAGTCGTACCAGGTCCCGTCATCGCTGATCGAAATCGGATTCCTCTCGAACCCGAAGGAGGCCAAGCGGCTCAAGGACGCCGCGCACAGGCAGCGCCTCGCCGAGTGCATCGTGCAGGGGACGGTCTCCTACTTCGAGCACTCGGCGCGGGCGAAAGCGGAGACGAAAGAGGCGAGAGATCGATAGCCGTCCCGGGCCGATGCGCCCGGCGAGCCGGCTTCGATCTTGCCGCGCGGTCAGGGAGCGACTCTAGCGCAGCCGCAGGACCTTTCTCGTCAGCGACTCGCCCTCGCCGGCCTCCAGCCGCATCCAGTAGACGCCCGACGGAAGGCGCCCGCCACTCCCGTCCCCTCCGTCCCACACGAAGCCGCCTTGTCTTCCCGCCCCGGCGGTCGGGTCGCCCGAGAGATCGATCGCGCGCACGCGCCGTCCCGCCGCGTTGAAGATCGAGAGGCGCGCCGGGCCCATTCCGGGGAAGGCCCAGCGGATCTCGCATGAGCCGCGGAAGGGGTTGGGGGTCACCTCGAGGGCCAGCTCGGGCGAGCCGGGGCGGCCGGGCCTCGAGAAGTCGATCTCCGCGGGCCCGAGCCAGCGGGAATCCACCCCATCCTCCAGGGCGAGCCAGTAGCGGTAGAGGCCCTCGGCCGCGAGGGTCGAGTCGACGAAGGCGCGCTCGGGCCCCTCCGTCGTCCAGCCGAGCATTGCGCGCCCGGCCGATCCCGGCCCTTCCCGGTGGATCGGCAGCGGCGCGACTCCCGCGTCGTCCGCGAGCAGGAATCGCACGCGGACCGCCTCTCCCTCCTGCGTCGCCTCGGCTTCGAGCAGGACGACCGGCACCCGATAGCCGGTCGCCTCGCGCGCATGGAACTTCCCGAATCCCCAGGTCGCGTTCGGCAGAGGACCCGTGAAGTCATCGGATCGCGCCGTGGCAGCGATCTTCCCCATTGCCTCCTTGACCGAGATCGGGCCATAGGCCTGGTACACGAGCGCGATCAGGCCCGCCACGTGAGGGGAGGCCATGCTCGTCCCCTGCAGGATCCCGTGGACGCCGTCCCGCAGGATCTGCGTGTCGCCGAAGGTCTGGGGAGAGTAGTCCTGCGAGAGGGCGGCACCGATCCCCATCCCGGGGGCGGCGATATCGGGCTTGAGAACGCCGTCGCGACGCGGGCCGATGCTCGAGAAGTCAGCGATGTCCCACCGGATCGGCGCAGGGACGTAGCCATAGTTGTTCCCATCGAGAGCGGTCCAGCGGATCTTGCTCACATAGGCGCCGACCGCGATCACGGAATCGGCCGTGGCGGGCGAGCCGACGATCTCGGCCTCTTCCAGCCCCTGCTCGAAGGCGATGTCCCACATCGAGGAGTACCAGTTCCAGATGTCGACCTCGGGGTCGACCGCTGTCCACGGCGCGGCCCGCGCGGCGCCATCCGATCCGCCCGCGCCGTCATCCCCGCGCATCTCCGCTGTGGCGGGCCGGAACTCGATCGTCCAGATTCCCTGGGCAGGGGGCCGGATGGCGAATGTGTCGACGATCCTGATGGTGAAGTTCTCATCTCCGTTGGGCGGATCCCACTCGGCGTTCGAGATCTCCACAAGGCCGCCGGGAGTGTCGGTCGCGGCCCGGCTTCTCCTCGCGACTGGACCGACAGTCTCGCCTCCGGGCACCCGCACGAGGATCGAGATGTTCACCCCGCCGTCATACCAGCCATCGAGATTGATCTCGTCGTTGTTGGCCAGGGGCGCGGGCGTGTAGGGCCCCACCTTGAGCGTGACCGCCCGGGTCTCCGTGGGGCTGAGCGGCGTCTCCGCGTGGATCCCCCATCCCGTCTCGTTGCCGGCCGAGCCGACAATGATATGTCCCGGCCCGGAGAGGGCGGACATCGCCTGATCGAAGTCGTCGCTTCCGTCGTGCGCCCCCCACTGCGACCCCAGGCTCAGGTTCACGACGACCGGATAGCCGATGCTGTCGGCCTTCGCCATGATGTACTGGACTCCATCGACGAGCGAGCTGTCCCAGTAGTCGGTTTTCACGAAGACGATCACCGCGTCCGGCGCCATCCCGACGTAGCGATACGGCGGCTGCCCGTTTCCGGTCGCCGATCCATCGCCTGCGGCGATCCCCGCGACATGCGTTCCGTGGCCGTCCTGGTCGATCTCGGTCGCGAGCCCCTCGTCGATCTGGGCGGCGGTCCACTCCTTGCCGTAATCGAACCCGACCGGGTGGTCGTTCAGGGGAGATGTCTGGTCCCAAAGGCCGAGGATCCGCGTGTCCCCGTTCGCGTCCTGGAAGTCCCCGTGATCCAGATCGATCCCCGAGTCGACGATCCCGACGACAACCCGCGCTCCGGTCAGCCCGGCGTAGATCGGCGGGATTCCCGATCCGTCGTGGGTCGCCGTCGTGTGGGTGTCGAGGAGGCTCTCGTCGAGGTGGGGCTTGCATCGAATCGCCGGGCGGATCGACTCGACCATCGGGTCGGCCAGAGCGGCCCGGATCTCCGCGGCGCTCCAACGGGCCCGGCGGATGAGCGGCCTATCTTCCGTCGCGAAGGCCCCGCCATCTCTCGCGCGGACCCAGACGCGCAGTCTCTCTCCCTCGGCAGGCAGCTCGGGGGCTCCGGGATCGCGGAGCGGCAGCGGCAGGACCACCGCCGCGCCCGGCTCCGCATCGAGGATCGGCCGCAGCAGTGGATGAATCGACGCTCCCGCGCCGGTCTCCAGACAGGCAAGAAGCAGGATCGCCGAGAGTCCCAGGGCGCGATTCATCGGATGCCTCCCTGCGCCGCCCGCCATCGCCTATGCGTCGCCGGGCCGGCCATGCGAATCGTGCGTCAATCGATCCTCACGGATCACATCGATCGCGTGAGGAAGGAGCTCGCGCAGGGCCTCGAGGCTCTCCCGCGCGCCGCGGACCGATCCCGGAAGGTTGATGATCAGGCACTTCCGGCAGAGTGCCGCGAGGGAACGGGAAAGATAGGCCCGGGGCGAATGGGTCGCAGTCCGGGCGCGGATCATCTCACCGAGCCCCGGAACAATGCGGTCGGCGACACGGAGAGTCGCCTCCGGCGTGCGGTCGCGCGGGCCGAGGCCGGTGCCTCCCGTCGTCAGGATGAGATCGAACCCCTGATCGGCCAGGCGCCCCATCCGTTGCGCGATCAGCTCCTCTTCGTCCGGGAGGATCTCCGTCGCCTCCGGCTGCCAGCCCCAACCGGTCAGAATGTCCGCGATAGCTGGCCCGCTCTCGTCGGCATACTCGCCGCGCGAGGCGCGGTCGCTGATCGTGAGAACTGCGCAGCGGACGATCTGGCGCTTCATGGCTCAACCTATGTGGTATTGTAGTCGGTTCGCGGGCGCGTCGCGTCTTGATCCTGTCGTAAAGGCCAAAGGAGGTTCCCCGTGAGATCCTGCTTGTTGATCGGTGCCGCCCTCGTGGTCGCCCCTCTTCTCCTTGCCGGATGTGCGGGGAAAGAGGAGCGATCGGATGCGCCCCGCGGGGAGCGGGGCTCCGCGGTCCGGGGGCCGGCCGAAACGGCGGGCGAGCCCCCACCCTCGGCCGAGGTCGCATCCGCCGGCAGAGCCCGCTCCTCGGAGCGACCTGCCATGAGGGATTCGGATGCCGGCGGGCCGAGCCTTCCGCTCATCGCCCCCGGCAGTCGCGTGATGGCCCCCGGGATCGACGCCGTCTCCCTCGACGGGTCCCGGTGGCGTCTCTCCGACAAGAAGGGGAAGGTGGTCCTGATCGACTTCTGGGCGACCTGGTGCGGCCCCTGCCGCAAGACGATCCCCGAGCTGATCGAGCTTCGAAACGAGCTCGGCCCGTGGGGCCTCGAGGTGGTTGGGATCTCTCTCGACCAGAAGGGTCCCGCGGTCGTCGATCCCTTCGTGAAGCGGTCCGGCATCAACTACCCGGTCGTTGTCGACTCGCAGGGGAGATACGCGAGGCTCTATGGGGGCGTGGATGCGATTCCGACCTTCTTCCTGGTCGACCGCTCCGGCCGCACGGCCTACCAGATGACCGGGGCCGCTCCGAAGGCATCGATGGTCCGCGCGATCGAGGCGCTCCTCCAGGAGGGATAGCGGCCCGAGGTCAAATCCGAGCGCCAAAGAGGGCGGCACCGACCCGGATGTGGGTCGCTCCTTCCTCGATCGCGATCTCGAAGTCCCCAGACATCCCCATCGACAGGATGGAGGCGCCGGGGAAGTGGAGCCGCGCGACCGGCAACAGGGAGCGGAGCGTGCGGAACGACGAGCGGATCGCCTCCTCGTCGTCCGTCAGCGGCCCCAGCGTCATCAACCCTCGAACCTCGAGCCGATCGAGAGGCCGGATCGCGGAGACCAGGGCATCCAGGTCTCGCGGGGCCACGCCGAACTTCGACTCCTCTCCAGACGTGTTGATCTGGAGCAGGACCTCGATCTTCGATCCCTCCGCGACAAGGCTGTCGATCCTCTGGGCCAGATGGGCAGAGTCGACGGACTGGATCATCGAGGCGTGCGCGAGCGCTCCACGGACCTTGTTGGTCTGGAGGTGGCCGACCATGTGCCAGCGGATCCCGAGGTCCTCCAGTAGCGGCGCCTTGGAGAGCAACTCCTGGACCTTGTTCTCCCCGAAGTCCCTGACGCCAAGGGCGTGGGCTTCGCGGATCGCTTCCGCGGGAAGGGTCTTGCTGATGGCGATCAGGACGACGGAGTCGGCTGGGCGGCCCGCTCGGGCGCAGGCGCGCGCGATGCGGGCGCGCAGATCCTCATGGCGGCCCCTCAGGTCCATCTCTGCCTCCCGGAAGACCAGGCCGAATACTACCCGCCGGAGGAAGGGCCGCGCAACGCCCGCCTGGACGGAGCTTCCCGCCGCCTCGAGACCCAGACGCCTTGAACCCGCGGCGATGCCCGACTAGACTGACCCACGTTGCTTCTTGGAACATGGGACCCCGAGAGAGGGTTTTGAGGGGCGTCTGATCTGAGAGGGGAGGATCGCTTGGATCGGCTCGATGAACTCCGCCGGGTACGCTTGGAGAAGCTCGCTAGGCTCCGTGAGCTGGGGGAGGAGCCTTATCCTCCCACCTACCGCAGGACGCACACGACCCGCGAGATCCTGGATCGATTCCCCGAGCTGGAGGAGCGCGAGCGGGTCTCCATCTGCGGGCGGATCGTGAGCCTTCGCGAGATGGGAAAGGCGACCTTCGCCCATGTGCAGGACGGCACCGGGCGGGTCCAGATCTACTTCCGCAAGGACACCCTGCCGCCGGGACGGTACGAGATCTTGAAGCTGCTCGACCTGGGGGACTTCATCGGGGTCGAGGGGGTTCCCTTTAGGACGCGAACGGGGGAGATCTCGGTCCGCGCCGAGTCGCTTTGCCTCCTCTGCAAGACGCTGCTCCCCCTGCCTGTCGTGAAGGAGAAGGATGGGCATGTCTACGACGGGGTCACCGACAAGGATCTGCGCTACCGGAAACGCTACGCGGATCTGATCGTCAACCCTCCCTCTCGCGAGAGTCTCGAGAGGCGGTCGAGGATCATCGGCAGCCTGAGGCGATTCCTCGACGATAGAGGTTTCCTCGAGGTCGAGACTCCGATCCTGCAGACGCTCTA is a window encoding:
- a CDS encoding MogA/MoaB family molybdenum cofactor biosynthesis protein, which gives rise to MKRQIVRCAVLTISDRASRGEYADESGPAIADILTGWGWQPEATEILPDEEELIAQRMGRLADQGFDLILTTGGTGLGPRDRTPEATLRVADRIVPGLGEMIRARTATHSPRAYLSRSLAALCRKCLIINLPGSVRGARESLEALRELLPHAIDVIREDRLTHDSHGRPGDA
- a CDS encoding TlpA family protein disulfide reductase, with translation MRDSDAGGPSLPLIAPGSRVMAPGIDAVSLDGSRWRLSDKKGKVVLIDFWATWCGPCRKTIPELIELRNELGPWGLEVVGISLDQKGPAVVDPFVKRSGINYPVVVDSQGRYARLYGGVDAIPTFFLVDRSGRTAYQMTGAAPKASMVRAIEALLQEG
- a CDS encoding YggS family pyridoxal phosphate-dependent enzyme, translating into MDLRGRHEDLRARIARACARAGRPADSVVLIAISKTLPAEAIREAHALGVRDFGENKVQELLSKAPLLEDLGIRWHMVGHLQTNKVRGALAHASMIQSVDSAHLAQRIDSLVAEGSKIEVLLQINTSGEESKFGVAPRDLDALVSAIRPLDRLEVRGLMTLGPLTDDEEAIRSSFRTLRSLLPVARLHFPGASILSMGMSGDFEIAIEEGATHIRVGAALFGARI